The Flavobacterium galactosidilyticum nucleotide sequence AAGGATTATAGTGAAAATCCTTTTCCTTTTTTCTTAAAAAGGAAAAGATTGTAACGGAAAGCCTGACCTCGTTGTAACGCTAGTGAAAGCGAGGAAATGCCCCCTTATAATTTGAAATAATCAATATAGGTGTTCAAATCTTTATCGCCACGACCGGACAGATTGATGACAACGACATCCTCTGGTTTGAATTGCATTTCGTCGAGAACTGCAAAGGCGTGAGCACTCTCGATAGCGGGAATAATTCCTTCCATTTTAGATAATTGCAGTCCAAAATTCATAGCTTGTTCATCAGTAATTGAGATAAAAGTTGCTCTTCCAGAAGCGAATAAATGAGCGTGCATAGGGCCAACACCTGGATAGTCTAATCCTGCCGAAATCGAGTAGGGCTCTGTGATTTGGCCATCAGTTGACTGCATTAATAGCGTTTTACTTCCGTGAATGACACCCACTTTTCCTAGGGCTGACGTAGCGGCACTTTCGCCAGAATGAACGCCTAAACCTGCTGCTTCAACAGCTATAATATTGACATCCTCATTGTCTAGAAAATGATAATAGGTTCCAGCAGCATTGCTTCCGCCACCTACACAAGCAATCACGTAATCAGGGTTTTCACGACCTTCTTTCTCTAATAATTGTTCTTTAATCTCCTTAGAAATTACGCTTTGAAAACGAGCTACCATATCAGGATAAGGATGAGGTCCTACTACAGATCCTATGATATAATAGGTGTCAACGGGATTGTTAATCCAATCACGAATGGCTTCATTTGTAGCATCTTTTAGGGTTTTTGAACCTGAAAGAGCGGGACGAACTTCGGCTCCTAGCATTTTCATACGCGCTACATTTGGCGCCTGACGTTTAATATCAATTTCGCCCATGTACACAATACATTGCAATCCCATAAGCGCGCAAACGGTTGCCGTAGCAACACCGTGCTGACCAGCTCCAGTTTCAGCAATGATTCTAGTTTTGCCTAATCGTTTAGCGAGAAGAATTTGTCCAATCGTGTTATTGACTTTATGCGCTCCAGTATGACACAAATCCTCTCGTTTTAGATAGATTTTAGTATTGTATTTCTGGGAAAGTCGTTCCGCAAAATACAGCGGCGTAGGACGACCTACATAATCTTTTAACAGCGCATCAAATTCTGCTTGAAAATCTGGTTCAGCTGTTATTTTTAAATAATTCTGGCGCAATTCTTCTACATTTGGATATAACATTTCTGGAATGTAGGCTCCTCCAAATTCTCCATAATAGCCTTTTTCGTTTACGTTGTATGACATGGTTTTATTTTTAAAATCTTATATTTTAGCAATGCGATACATTGCATCTTGACATAATTGTATATTTTTTAATCCTGCTTCGATTTCGAATTTGCTATTGACATCGATGGCGTGAATAGGTAAGTTTGTTTTAAATAGTTCATTTACGCTATCTAATTCGTTGATTCCAATTCCTCCACTCAAAAAGAACGGTTTTGTCGATGGATAATTTTCTAGTACTTTCCAATCGAATGTTGTTCCGTTTCCTCCTGGTAATTTCCCTTTAGTATCAAAAAGGAAATAGTCACAAATAGCTTCAAATGGTTTTAATACTTCAAAATCAAATGTATCAATAATTGAGAATACTTTTATAATTTTAATCTCGACTTCTTTGAGATTTTTAATTTCTTGTTTCAAATTTAAACAAAACTCAGCTGATTCACTGCCGTGTAACTGAATGACTTGTAAATCATATTGTATGACTTTTGCCAAAATAACTTCGATTGTTTCATTGACAAATACACCTACTTTTTTAATAGATTTAGGCAATTCCTGAATCACTCCATCAAAATAGCGAGCTGATTTTTCCCAAAATATAAATCCCATATAATCGGGTAGAAGCATGGCTACTTCGAGAATATTATCAGGGTGTTTCATACCGCAGATTTTAATCCCCACCCCAGAGCTCGCCAAAGTGGAGTTAGCCGAAGTATCTTGATGGTTTGTATTTTTTTTCATTTTACGTTTAAAGGAAAAATCCACAGATTAAATCTGTGTAAATTTGTGAAATTTGTGTTTTTTATATTTTATTTAAGTTTTGAATAAATTCTTTAGCTGCTTTTCCTGCGTTATCCGTTTTCATGAAGTTTTCTCCTATCAAGAATCCTTTAAAACCAAAAGGTTTTAATTCATTGATCGCTTCGATCGACGAGATGCCGCTTTCAGAAATTTTAACAAAATCAGTTGGAATTTGAGAAGCAAGTTGTTTGCTAAAATCTAAACTTACTTCGAAGGTTTTTAGATTTCTATTATTAACTCCAATCATATCTAATGTTGGCATAATAGATTTTTCTAATTCTTCCTGATTGTGAACTTCTAAAAGAACTTCTAAACCTAAATTTTTTGCAAATTCCGATAGCGATTTAATTTCTTCTCTGGTCAAAACTGCTGCGATTAGGAGAATTAAATCGGCTCCGTGCGCTTTAGCTTCTAGTATTTGGTATTCATCAACAATAAATTCTTTTCGTAATAACGGAAGATTTACTGTGGCTCGTGCCAAAAGTAAATCGTCTAGCGAGCCACCAAAATACTTCCCGTCAGTTAAAACTGAAATTCCACAAGCGCCTGCGTCCTCATATCCTTTAACCACTTCCTCAACGGTAAAACTATAGTTTATTTCCGCTTTTGAAGGAGAACGACGTTTGTGTTCTGCAATTATTCCTGAATTGCTATTTTTTAAAGTACTGCTCAAAGAAATGGTCTTTTTTTCGAAGAAAACAGAAGCTTCTAGTTGTGAAATAGGTATGATTGATTTTTTGAGAATGACTTCTCTTTTTTTGTCAATTATTATTTTGTCAAGTATATTCATATTATTTTTACCAATAAGGCACTACGTTTTTAATCATTTTTATTATGCCTCGAAAGCGCAAAGGCACCAAGTTTTTTGAACTGTCATTATCTACTCAACTCTTGTAATTTCTTCAAAGATAAATGAGCCTTTCCAGATAGTAAACTTTCATTCGCTATTTGAAATCCTTCTAAAGGACTGCATTTTGTAACGGTAGCAATTGCCATTGCTGCATTGGCACAAACCACATTGTTTTGCGCTTCGGTACCTTTTCCTGAAATTATATCAATAAATAATTGCGCCGATTCATCAATAGTTCTTCCACCTTCAATTTGGCTTTGCGCCAAAAGCGAAACACCAAAATCTTCTGGGTTCAACATTCCTTCTCTATCACTTGTAATAAGCTTTGTTGATCCCGTTAAAGAAACTTCATCATAACCGTCAAGCGAATGCAATATGGTGAAATTAACAGCTGTATTTTGGTATAAATAAGCGTACATTCTAGCCAGTTCCAGATTGAAAACGCCTACCAATTGATTCTGTGGAAATGATGGATTTACCATTGGTCCAACCATATTAAAAAAGGTTTTTACCGCTAATTCTTTTCTAATAGGACCTACGTTTTTCATGGCTGGGTGAAATAGAGGAGCGTGCAAAATAGCAATTCCTGCTTGATCCATACTTCGTTCTAGAAAATCAGCATCATTACTGAATTTGATTCCTAGTTTTTCCATTACATTGCTCGAACCGGAAATGGAAGAAAGACCATAGTTTCCATGTTTCGCTACTTTTATTCCGGCTCCCGCTGCTACAAAAGATGCCAATGTGGATATATTGAACGTATCTTTTCCATCACCGCCTGTTCCGCATAAATCTATAGTATTATATTCTGATAAATCGATGCGAATACACAAATCTAATAATGCTTCACGGAATCCCGACAGTTCCTCGATGCTCACGCTGCGCATCATATACACAGTGAGAAATGAGGCAATCTGGCTGGTATTATAGCTTCCGTTAGAAATATTGACCAATACATTTTTTGCCTCTTCTTTCGATAGCGTTTCGTGATTTATTAATCTATTTAATATGTTTTTCATTTTTTTTGTGTTGCTGAGGGAATACGATTTCGATGGTTTTAATTACTTTTTCTACTAACTATTTACCCAGTTTTTTAAAATCTGTTTTCCATTGGGTGTTAAAACACTTTCTGGATGAAATTGCACACCACGAACATCATACGTTTTGTGACGCAATGACATCACTTGTCCGTTTTCTTCATACGAAGTCGCTTCTAACACTTCAGGTAAATTGGCATCAACTACCCACGAATGGTAGCGTCCTACTTCAAATTCATCCGCCAAACCATCAAATAAATGTTCATCGGTTACCGATTTTTTTACGATAGTGGCAACGCCGTGGTATACTTTGTCTAAATTGGATAAGGTGCCGCCAAAAACTTCGCCAATAGCCTGCTGCCCTAAGCAAACCCCTAAAATACTTTTGGTGGAAGCATAATGACGAATAACGTCTTTTAATAAGCCCGCTTCATCTGGAATTCCAGGTCCTGGAGATAATAAAATTTTATCAAAAGAGGCGAGCTCTTCCAATTCAAATGCATCGTTTCGGTAGACTGTTACGTCGCAATTTAAATCTTCTAAATAGTGAACTAAATTATAAGTAAAACTATCGTAATTGTCTATGACTACTATTTTTTTCATTTCATATATTGATTGAAGGTGTAGGAAATTAAAGAGTGCTATTGTTTTAGTCCCTTCTTTATTTAGTTTTTCTCTCTCACATATTTTTCGTTAATAATACGGTTTATGCCTAAGTTTTCTAATTTTTCAGTTCCAATTTGAGTCAGCGTATCGTTCGAAATTGTCACTACAAATTCAAATTTATTATTTTCCCACTGACGATTGTTGAAATAGTCTAGATGTTCGGTATAAATACTGTCTTTCAAAGTGTATTTCCCTGCTCCAGCAAAAAAAACGGCCTTAGTACTATCTTTTCCTTGATGTAGATCGTGATTGAAAAAAGCAAAATGCGAATCGTTGATAATTTTTATCATTTTAGTTGACGAATCAAACGTAGAATAAGAGCTATCTTTCTCCGTAACTTCTGCAGAAATGAGTCGCCAGGTACCTTCCAACTGATTGTTTTTTTTCTCAGAATTGCAGGCTGTAACTACCGCCAATACGGCTAAAAATAATATGTTTTTTTTCATTTTTAAATACTGTTTTAAGTGGTGTACATTTCTAGATTTTTTATCTTTAAATTTTCTCTGCTAAATCTAAAGCTGCATTCAAGGCTCTCAACTTATTATACACTTCTTGCATTTCACTTTCTTCCTCGGAACTTGCTACAATTCCAGCACCTGCTTGTGAATGCAATTGATGGTTTTTACTTAGGAAAGTACGAATCATAATAGCATGATTAAAATTACCTTCAAAATCCATAAAGCCAATGGCACCTCCGTAAAAATTACGATTGGTTTTTTCGTAATCTTCAATTAATTGCATAGCGCGATGTTTGGGTGCACCACTTAAAGTTCCAGCTGGAAAGGTATCTGCAACCACTTGCATCGTAGTTGCCTTTTCATGCAAATGGCCTGTTACTTTTGAAACCAAGTGAATCACGTGTGAGAAAAACTGAACTTCACGGTATTTTTCGACATTGACATCATGACCGTTCCGACTCAAATCGTTTCTTGCTAAATCGACCAACATGACGTGTTCGCTATTTTCTTTTTTGTCTTCTGATAATTGCTTAGCAAGAATGGCGTCTTTTTCGTCATCACCAGTACGCTTGAAAGTTCCAGCAATAGGATGAATTTCAGCTTTACGATCTTTTACAATTATTTGCGCTTCTGGTGAAGAGCCAAATATTTTGAAATCGCCATA carries:
- the trpB gene encoding tryptophan synthase subunit beta → MSYNVNEKGYYGEFGGAYIPEMLYPNVEELRQNYLKITAEPDFQAEFDALLKDYVGRPTPLYFAERLSQKYNTKIYLKREDLCHTGAHKVNNTIGQILLAKRLGKTRIIAETGAGQHGVATATVCALMGLQCIVYMGEIDIKRQAPNVARMKMLGAEVRPALSGSKTLKDATNEAIRDWINNPVDTYYIIGSVVGPHPYPDMVARFQSVISKEIKEQLLEKEGRENPDYVIACVGGGSNAAGTYYHFLDNEDVNIIAVEAAGLGVHSGESAATSALGKVGVIHGSKTLLMQSTDGQITEPYSISAGLDYPGVGPMHAHLFASGRATFISITDEQAMNFGLQLSKMEGIIPAIESAHAFAVLDEMQFKPEDVVVINLSGRGDKDLNTYIDYFKL
- a CDS encoding phosphoribosylanthranilate isomerase, producing the protein MKKNTNHQDTSANSTLASSGVGIKICGMKHPDNILEVAMLLPDYMGFIFWEKSARYFDGVIQELPKSIKKVGVFVNETIEVILAKVIQYDLQVIQLHGSESAEFCLNLKQEIKNLKEVEIKIIKVFSIIDTFDFEVLKPFEAICDYFLFDTKGKLPGGNGTTFDWKVLENYPSTKPFFLSGGIGINELDSVNELFKTNLPIHAIDVNSKFEIEAGLKNIQLCQDAMYRIAKI
- a CDS encoding lipocalin-like domain-containing protein gives rise to the protein MKKNILFLAVLAVVTACNSEKKNNQLEGTWRLISAEVTEKDSSYSTFDSSTKMIKIINDSHFAFFNHDLHQGKDSTKAVFFAGAGKYTLKDSIYTEHLDYFNNRQWENNKFEFVVTISNDTLTQIGTEKLENLGINRIINEKYVREKN
- a CDS encoding anthranilate synthase component II, coding for MKKIVVIDNYDSFTYNLVHYLEDLNCDVTVYRNDAFELEELASFDKILLSPGPGIPDEAGLLKDVIRHYASTKSILGVCLGQQAIGEVFGGTLSNLDKVYHGVATIVKKSVTDEHLFDGLADEFEVGRYHSWVVDANLPEVLEATSYEENGQVMSLRHKTYDVRGVQFHPESVLTPNGKQILKNWVNS
- the trpD gene encoding anthranilate phosphoribosyltransferase, with translation MKNILNRLINHETLSKEEAKNVLVNISNGSYNTSQIASFLTVYMMRSVSIEELSGFREALLDLCIRIDLSEYNTIDLCGTGGDGKDTFNISTLASFVAAGAGIKVAKHGNYGLSSISGSSNVMEKLGIKFSNDADFLERSMDQAGIAILHAPLFHPAMKNVGPIRKELAVKTFFNMVGPMVNPSFPQNQLVGVFNLELARMYAYLYQNTAVNFTILHSLDGYDEVSLTGSTKLITSDREGMLNPEDFGVSLLAQSQIEGGRTIDESAQLFIDIISGKGTEAQNNVVCANAAMAIATVTKCSPLEGFQIANESLLSGKAHLSLKKLQELSR
- the trpC gene encoding indole-3-glycerol phosphate synthase TrpC — translated: MNILDKIIIDKKREVILKKSIIPISQLEASVFFEKKTISLSSTLKNSNSGIIAEHKRRSPSKAEINYSFTVEEVVKGYEDAGACGISVLTDGKYFGGSLDDLLLARATVNLPLLRKEFIVDEYQILEAKAHGADLILLIAAVLTREEIKSLSEFAKNLGLEVLLEVHNQEELEKSIMPTLDMIGVNNRNLKTFEVSLDFSKQLASQIPTDFVKISESGISSIEAINELKPFGFKGFLIGENFMKTDNAGKAAKEFIQNLNKI